DNA from Comamonas serinivorans:
GCCCGAAGTCAAGCGTGGCCTGGTGGCCGCCGCCGGCGGCGTGATGCGCCTGCCGCGTCGCATGCCCTACCACCTGGCGATGGAGTACATCCTGACCGGCGACTTCATCTCGGCCGACGTGGCCAAGGCCAATGGCCTGGTCAACCGCATGACCGAGCCGGGCAAGGCGCTGGAAGAAGCCTTGAAGCTGGCCGAAGCCGTGGCCGCCAACGGCCCGCTGGCCCTGGCCGCCAGCAAGCGCGTGGTGTACGAATCGTCGGGCTGGACGCTGGATGAGATGTTCGCCAAGCAAGGCGAGATCATCGCGCCGGTGTTCGGGTCGGCCGATGCCAAGGAAGGTGCCGCCGCCTTCGCCGAGAAGCGCAAGCCCGTCTGGCAAGGCAAGTGAAGCGCAGCCCCTGACGGGCTGCGCAACCGGCGCGGGGCTGATCGCCAGCCCACGCGCCACCCTCAAGGGGCCTCGATCGAGGCCCCTTTGTCATGGGCGCGCATGCTGGCAAGGGGGGCGGGCACATGCGGCTGCGTCGGCGGGCGACCGTCGTGGAGCGTGCCCGGCGCCAGCCGGCTCGCTGTGGCCCGGGATTGACGGGAAGGGCGCAGGCCTGTTGTTCAGTCGGCCGGGTCGGGGTCGGAGGCGGGGGCATCCGCCGCGCCCGCCAGGCCCCGCAGCAGGGTGTCTCGGCACACGCGGAGGATTTCGTTGGCCAGCGGGGCTTCATC
Protein-coding regions in this window:
- a CDS encoding crotonase/enoyl-CoA hydratase family protein encodes the protein MTAPVLVEIKDNVQIITLNRPEAKNAATAEMAELMVQAIDQLESRDDLSVGIITGAGGTFCAGMDLKDFLKGRRPSIPGRGFLGLSERAPRKVMIAAVEGYALAGGFETVLACDLIVASSAAKFGLPEVKRGLVAAAGGVMRLPRRMPYHLAMEYILTGDFISADVAKANGLVNRMTEPGKALEEALKLAEAVAANGPLALAASKRVVYESSGWTLDEMFAKQGEIIAPVFGSADAKEGAAAFAEKRKPVWQGK